The DNA window ACCGGTTGTTCCACCTTGCAGGTGGTCAACTTCCGATCTTGCACAACAACTTCCGTTCGCAACCCCGGACAAACCAACGTTGCCTGACGGGTGTGTTCAAAACTGGCCTCGAAGGGCGCGGCCTGGAATTGGATCTGAGGAAACCAGCTCGCACGTGTGGCCAGATACAGAACCCCGTTCCCGGCCTGGACAAAAATGTCGCCCTCTTCTTCCACCTCGAGAATGCCCATATCCCCTTTGCGCATCACCTCCGGCGGCCTGACGAGAAAAACTTCGGAATCCGTGCTGCGCAACAGATTGGCCCGCAACGCATCTTTCTGCCAGACCTCAACCGGGTCTCCTTTCCATTTCGCGCTCAGAATCCGGAGCTTCGGCGAGACGTCGAGCGGCAAGACTCGCAACTCTTCCTCATTCACACGCAGACGCATCCGCACCCGCGCCCGGAAGTGCAGGTCATCGCCAATTTCCGCTTTGACTTCAAAGCCTTCGATGGTGACCGGCGGGCCGAGAAGCTTTCGTGGTTCCCGGCGCTTCGGCTCAAAATGGGCCCAGAAGTTATAGCGGCTACGCCCCGCCAGATTCTCCAACTGCCCCACCAACAACTCCTCACGGCTCCGCGGATCAAAGTAGACATCGAAACTGCCCAATTCCCGGCCGGAGAAGGCTCCAAAGAAGAAGCCCTTCTCTGCCCCGCCCCCGTTCATCATGTCCTCCATCAGGCGGGTCTCCAGGCTGGAGCTGAGGTTGCGCATCACACCGTTCCAACGCTCGGCCAAGAGCACACCGCGCTCAGGACTGCGTTTCGCGGTTTCATCCCGGCTCAGTTGCTCCAACCACTTTTCCCCACTGCCATCTGTAAAGAGGAAGGCAGCGGAACGGAAGTGCTCATTCAGATTGGGAGATCCGGTAAAAGAAGCGAGAGATTTGCGCTCCAACCGATTGGGTGGCAGCATGACGAGTTCCGCATCTTCGAGTGCCTCACTGGCAACAAAGATTGCTCCGCTGCGGACTCCATTCACCGGCTTGCGTAGCATGATGACGCCTTCGGTGAGATAAACGCGAATTTCGTTGCGGCGATAAGTGAAATCGCGAACCCGGAAACAAGCCTCCGGATCGAGTTCTGCATTCTGGAGAACCCGGCTGATCTCCATTAACTTGGCGCTTTGTAATTCACCCGCTTGCCCTGCCGTCAGCAGTGCCAAGCCAAGGGACCAGATCCATTTCACGCCTCTAGTTTACTTGGCAGCCGTCCCGACGCAGTTAGCCGGCAAGATCATGGCCACGCAGGAAGATCTTCCCATAGCCAAGTTCTGAAAACAGCTCCACCTGAACCGGCGCCGGACCATCCACGCTCGGCAGTAGTCTTCCCAAACAGTAGGTGAGGCTGAATTTGCATTGCAAGCTCAGCACCAGGCTGCGCAGCGTTTCAGGCAGCTGTGTGACGTCCCGGCAAAGGAGAAAGGTCCCGTTTCCCGCAGCGCAGATCTGCGCCCAACGGGCAAGCTCGTCATCCGGCAGCATGCCGCAGTAGAGCAGGTGTACCACCACCCGCTCCGGATTCGGATGCGGAGCATGCAGAATCTCTTCCAACATGTTCAGCTCAAGTGCCGTGCCGAGAATCACAACCAAATGCTTCTCGAATGCCGTCGCCGGGAATTCACTGAAGAGTTTCTTGACATTTTCAGCCAGGCTCGCCGTTGCCCCGCCTGTGTCTTCTCCCCCCTGCGGCCGATAGCGTTGGATTGCCCACTCATCCGCAACACGCTTCGCTTCCATTGCAACCGCCAGCGCCCGGGCCAGATGCAGCGCGAAACTCTCTTGTATGCAGCTCTCGGCTGGAATCAGAAATCCCGCCCACACAGCGGACCCGCCGTGCGCAGTCCAGCGAAAGTAATCCACACGAAGATCGCCGTCATGCACGACAACATTGGTGGCGAGCAGGTCTTGCGGGGCCAGTAGCTGGCCCGTGTCCGAGAAGACGAGACAAGAGAGACTGAGCCGTCCATTGCTTTTTCTCTCTGCCCGCAAAGTCTGGACCTGCAGCGGCGGCCGGCTGAGAATCTCCTCGCGCCGGCTCCGGATCCGTTCTTGTGCCTCGATCAGGACCAGCCGCGGTTGCCCGGAACAACGAGTCAGTTGGGTTTTGACCGTGCTCATGTAGCGCGAATCACGTGTCTGCCCCATCAGCCAAAAGCCCGCCAGTTGCCGCATCGGATCGGGATCAGTGGCCATCCGGCCGATCCCCTGCGCCGCCGTGATCTCACCTGCCCAGTAGAGCCCAAGTAACGCGTTTGCGCTCACGCGATGGTTTGGGTCATTCACAGCCTCCCGGAAGAACTGGATCGACTCGAGATCCTTCCGTGTCCATAGCGATTCCACCGCATTGGCGCGCACGCGGGGATCCAGGTCGCAGAGCAGCTCGAGATTCCTCGGCAGGCTCCGCGCCACACGTCCAGTAAGAAGGACTGCCTTCGAACGAATGCGCTCATCAGAATGCTCACAAAGCTTACTCAGAAAAGGAAGCATCCACTTTGCGTCGACAGTGGAAACGAGAATCTCGAGGAAACGGGTGAGCTCTTCACTGCGAAGATTCGAGCTCGTGTTCTCCAGGACCGCCTTGACGGAGGCAACCAGATCGACTTGAAAGTTGGGATCGTTCTTTGTGACCAGATGAACCAGACGCGCTGATTCATCCAGACTCAGTAAATCGGAGGTGAAGAGCAGTTCCTGCAAGCTGGAGCGATCTTCGCGGCAAAGCTGGAGCACCATGTGGGTGAAACCGGTGTCTTCACCCCGTTTGAGAAGTTCAATCGTTTGCTGCAGAAAATTGGCAGGGTCAGTGTCTTTCCACTGGCGAAGCCGGCTTCGAGCCTGCATCGCATTCTGGGCGAAGACCCGCTCGATTTCGACGATCGAATTCAAATTACTACACCCCAACTCATGAATCGGATTCTTTGGGGATTTCCAACAGAGTAAAAGCTTAACCGAACAAGGAAAAGAAGTTCTTTTTACGGGCTACCGAGGCGCCCAGTAAATCTTCACTCCGTAGGATTGCTCCGGGATTCTCTACAAAGAGCAATTTCGCCATCTCAGTGTTCCATCGCTTCTCGATCCAGCGGTATGCCGTATCCAGAATCGGGGGACGGCGCTTCAAATCGTGACCATCACTGGCGATGACGTGAACCAGACCGGCATCGAGCAGGGTCTCACTGAACTTCTGCGCTTTCGTTCCCCAGACGCCTTCCAGACTTTGCCCCGTCAACTGGATCACACAACCCATCCCAACCCAGGTCTTCAACTCCTCCAGACGCTGCTGCAACAGAGTGTTGCGCTCCGGATGAGTGATCACCGGAACCATTCCCTTTGCCATCAGATTCGAAAAGATCTGTGCCGTGGTTTTAAAGATGATCAGGTCAGAGAACTCGACCAGCATGTACTTCCCACCTGCGATGGTGTACTTGCGGGGATACTGCAAAGCATCCTCAATATTCTCGAATTGGAGATGGAAATCGCAGCCGGTATGCAGGCGCACCCCACTGTCATTGCGCTGCTCGATCAAAGCCTTACGCTCGGCGATCGTGG is part of the Bryobacter aggregatus MPL3 genome and encodes:
- a CDS encoding M1 family metallopeptidase: MKWIWSLGLALLTAGQAGELQSAKLMEISRVLQNAELDPEACFRVRDFTYRRNEIRVYLTEGVIMLRKPVNGVRSGAIFVASEALEDAELVMLPPNRLERKSLASFTGSPNLNEHFRSAAFLFTDGSGEKWLEQLSRDETAKRSPERGVLLAERWNGVMRNLSSSLETRLMEDMMNGGGAEKGFFFGAFSGRELGSFDVYFDPRSREELLVGQLENLAGRSRYNFWAHFEPKRREPRKLLGPPVTIEGFEVKAEIGDDLHFRARVRMRLRVNEEELRVLPLDVSPKLRILSAKWKGDPVEVWQKDALRANLLRSTDSEVFLVRPPEVMRKGDMGILEVEEEGDIFVQAGNGVLYLATRASWFPQIQFQAAPFEASFEHTRQATLVCPGLRTEVVVQDRKLTTCKVEQPVRLFGFNMGNFDSSLVKRGGLAVEVYANKVLETALERRAPSSIPPPSVPGPRRRQEQPVFLPPLPPPPSNPVARMPSMADEIAGALEFFSASFGPPPLPRVVAAPIPGAFGQGFPGFLYLSTLAYLEDSQLPAADRAEWQSRNFREILQAHEVAHQWWGNLVSFENYRDEWMSEALANYSALLYLEKRKGAKVVEALLNDYKSRFLMEDAQGKSLESAGPLVFGMRLRHSNPRAWLAVNYEKGTWIFHMLRARLGDAAFLQMLGHLTREFAAKPMTTDDLRRIAAQHLPKDAPDKDLETFFETWVYGTGVPQLTLTTAVKGAAPRARLEIRLQQSKVPEDFAIDVPVEILLPKGQRMVKWIRTGPDEEVVEVATGAVPLKVVLDPRNATLKR
- a CDS encoding HEAT repeat domain-containing protein, producing MNSIVEIERVFAQNAMQARSRLRQWKDTDPANFLQQTIELLKRGEDTGFTHMVLQLCREDRSSLQELLFTSDLLSLDESARLVHLVTKNDPNFQVDLVASVKAVLENTSSNLRSEELTRFLEILVSTVDAKWMLPFLSKLCEHSDERIRSKAVLLTGRVARSLPRNLELLCDLDPRVRANAVESLWTRKDLESIQFFREAVNDPNHRVSANALLGLYWAGEITAAQGIGRMATDPDPMRQLAGFWLMGQTRDSRYMSTVKTQLTRCSGQPRLVLIEAQERIRSRREEILSRPPLQVQTLRAERKSNGRLSLSCLVFSDTGQLLAPQDLLATNVVVHDGDLRVDYFRWTAHGGSAVWAGFLIPAESCIQESFALHLARALAVAMEAKRVADEWAIQRYRPQGGEDTGGATASLAENVKKLFSEFPATAFEKHLVVILGTALELNMLEEILHAPHPNPERVVVHLLYCGMLPDDELARWAQICAAGNGTFLLCRDVTQLPETLRSLVLSLQCKFSLTYCLGRLLPSVDGPAPVQVELFSELGYGKIFLRGHDLAG
- a CDS encoding tyrosine-protein phosphatase, giving the protein MIDIHSHVLYGMDDGSPDLDVTLEMLRMAGRHGTTDIVATPHANLEYKFDPTTIAERKALIEQRNDSGVRLHTGCDFHLQFENIEDALQYPRKYTIAGGKYMLVEFSDLIIFKTTAQIFSNLMAKGMVPVITHPERNTLLQQRLEELKTWVGMGCVIQLTGQSLEGVWGTKAQKFSETLLDAGLVHVIASDGHDLKRRPPILDTAYRWIEKRWNTEMAKLLFVENPGAILRSEDLLGASVARKKNFFSLFG